The following are encoded together in the Zingiber officinale cultivar Zhangliang chromosome 8A, Zo_v1.1, whole genome shotgun sequence genome:
- the LOC122011267 gene encoding uncharacterized protein C6G9.01c-like codes for MSAKSSKEKDAAPGERMQECKTKTKKKKIGNEIDEIFQGKKRKSAPVDGQEANDGVNKLDKGAGESGSSKMKDKKKRRKGALNEDSNTPSRRRRTSDGLAIYSADELGFGKTDAGGTPLCPFDCSCCF; via the coding sequence ATGTCCGCAAaaagttctaaagaaaaagaTGCTGCGCCTGGGGAAAGGATGCAGGAGTgcaagactaaaactaagaagaagaaaattggTAACGAGATCGACGAGATTTTCcaaggaaagaagagaaagagTGCTCCCGTTGATGGTCAGGAAGCCAATGACGGCGTAAATAAGCTAGATAAGGGGGCAGGGGAGAGCGGTAGCTCAAAAATGAAGgataagaagaagaggaggaaaggaGCTCTGAATGAAGATTCCAATACGCCAAGCCGCCGCCGGCGTACATCTGACGGCCTCGCCATTTACTCCGCGGATGAGCTTGGTTTCGGGAAGACTGACGCCGGAGGTACCCCTCTTTGTCCCTTCGACTGTTCTTGCTGCTTCTGA